Within Mucilaginibacter inviolabilis, the genomic segment TGAACTGGCCGAAAAACGCCTATCGGCAGATGTAGTGAACTTCGCGGCGTCATCATCATCGGTAAGTAAGGGCGAAACCTTGATCGATACCGTAAACAATATCCTGGCCATGAAGGTGGATATGGTAGTGATGCGTCACCCTTATGCAGGTGCGGGCATCTTCTTGTCCAAACATGTGAAAGCCCAGATTGTGAATGCCGGCGACGGCGCTCATGAGCACCCTACCCAGGCTTTGCTGGATGCTTTCTCTATCCGCGAAAAATATGGTGATGTGGCCGGTAAAAAAGTGGTGATTGTGGGTGATATTCTGCATTCGCGCGTGGCGCTTTCCAACATACTTTGCCTCAAACAATTGGGTGCCGAAGTAATGGTTTGCGGCCCTACTACACTAATCCCTAAATACATTGGATCCTTAGGTGTTAAGGTTGAGCATAATTTAATAAAAGCCCTTAACTGGTGCGATGTAGCCAATATGCTGCGCATACAACTGGAACGCCAGGACATTAAATATTTCCCTTCCCTGCGAGAATATACCATGCTTTTCGGCTTGAATAAAACCATTCTGGACTCATTGGATAAAGAGATCACGGTGATGCACCCCGGTCCTATCAATCGTGGTGTGGAGATCACCAGCGATGTGGCCGACAGTAAGCAATCCATCATCCTTGACCAGGTAGAAAACGGCGTAGCTGTACGCATGGCCGTACTATATCTACTGGCCGGGCAAACGCCTTAATTATCAGCAAACAGGCACGGTAAAAGTTTAATTTCTTAGCCCCATTTATATAACAATGCTTGTTATCAGCGTTGATAATCAAAGTAAAATGATAAAGTTTAAGAATGTTTGCTGTTTATCCCTGTTCATACTATTTGTAATTTACTCGGCACCTGCACTTGCTCAAAGCCGTCAGCAGGTAAAAACAGATTCGGTATTCGCGCTGGTTCAAAAATTTTTTAATGCGCAAAAAGCCGATTCGCTTTACGCGCTTGGTGGTGAATTATTCAAAAAGACTTTAACACCAGAAGGTTTCCGGTCGGTAGCCACCCAGCAACTTTTCCCGATGGGCGATATTAAAGGTTCATCGCTCATTAGTTTCGTCAATAACAAAGTAAGTACCTATAAACTGATATTTGGCGCAGTTACTTTACAGCTGCAAATGAGTCTTGATCAGGACAATAAATTGGATCTTTTCCTGTTTCAACCTTTTACCCAGGTAACTGCCGATAAACTGAATCAGGCCGCCTCAACCAATAAGCTACAAACCTCCATGGACAAAGTGATCGAATCTGCTGTACGCCCATACATTCAAAAGGCCAATACTGTTGGTTTAAGCGTGGGTGTTTTAAAGGATGGTAAAATAACCACTTATAACTATGGCGAAACTACCAAAGACAATAAGCAACTGCCCACACTTCATACTATTTACGAAATAGGATCAATCACCAAAACGTTTACTGCCACGCTGCTGGCCTATTATGTAAACGAAGGCAAAGTAAAACTAACCGATCCTGTTACCAGATACCTGCCCGATTCTGTTGCCAAAAACCCGGAGTTAAAACTGGTCACACTGGAGTCATTAAGCAATCATACCTCGGGTTTAGCCCGTATTCCTGACAACCTGGAGGCCAATGCAACGGATGAACTTAACCCTTATAAAGACTATACCAAACAGCAGCTATTTACCTATCTGAAAACATGTAAGCTGAACAATCAGCCCGGCGAAAGGTACGATTACTCCAATTTGGGTGTAGGTTTGTTGGGCACTATCCTATCAAAAGTGAGCGGTGAAACATTTGAACAGATGGTTGCCGAGATCATCTGCCGTCCCCTGGTTATGTCGAGCACCACACAGCGGTTAAGTCCGGCCAGGTTAAATAATTTTGCAACGGTTTATAACATTACAGGCAACGAGACCCCGGCTTGGAATTTTGACGTTTTAGCCCCCTGCGGGGCGCTGCATTCATCCGTAAATGATTTACTGGTATATGCAAAGGCCAATATGAACCCGGCGCCAGACAAGCTCGGAAAGGCCTTTGAGCTAACCCACCAGATCACGTTCAGCAAAGATGCTAAAATGGGACTGGCCTGGCATATTATTATTGTCGATGGCGTAGAGTATTACTTTCATAACGGCGGCACCTATGGCAGCAGCAGTTTCCTGGCTTTTAATGCGCAAAAAAATCTGGCTGTAGTAATATTATCCAACTCGGCCGAAAATACCGATCTTATAGGTGTTAAAATGCTACAGCTGCTGCAAAAGTAAGATATAAACAATCCAGTCATGCCGAACTTGTTTCGGCACCCCATTAGCAAAGTGTACTGCAGGACGGTTAGCTTGTGCTGTGGGATCCTGAAACAAGTTCAGGATGACTTCCCTTTTATATATAATTATCCATAAAAAAACATCCCACCTTGCTACTGCAAAGCGGGATGCAAACAAAAGTAATCAGTCAACTGAATTAACTCAATCCTTATCCTATCAACTAATTATTTATCTTTTACTGTTGATCCGTCCCTGATCTCGTCCGAAGCTACTTTTACCAGTTTATCATCTGGTTTCAGATCGCCGTAAACTTCCATCA encodes:
- a CDS encoding aspartate carbamoyltransferase catalytic subunit — its product is MAGLSTRHLLGIKDLNRADIELIFETADTFKSVLNRPIKKVPSLRDVTIANIFFENSTRTRLSFELAEKRLSADVVNFAASSSSVSKGETLIDTVNNILAMKVDMVVMRHPYAGAGIFLSKHVKAQIVNAGDGAHEHPTQALLDAFSIREKYGDVAGKKVVIVGDILHSRVALSNILCLKQLGAEVMVCGPTTLIPKYIGSLGVKVEHNLIKALNWCDVANMLRIQLERQDIKYFPSLREYTMLFGLNKTILDSLDKEITVMHPGPINRGVEITSDVADSKQSIILDQVENGVAVRMAVLYLLAGQTP
- a CDS encoding serine hydrolase domain-containing protein — encoded protein: MIKFKNVCCLSLFILFVIYSAPALAQSRQQVKTDSVFALVQKFFNAQKADSLYALGGELFKKTLTPEGFRSVATQQLFPMGDIKGSSLISFVNNKVSTYKLIFGAVTLQLQMSLDQDNKLDLFLFQPFTQVTADKLNQAASTNKLQTSMDKVIESAVRPYIQKANTVGLSVGVLKDGKITTYNYGETTKDNKQLPTLHTIYEIGSITKTFTATLLAYYVNEGKVKLTDPVTRYLPDSVAKNPELKLVTLESLSNHTSGLARIPDNLEANATDELNPYKDYTKQQLFTYLKTCKLNNQPGERYDYSNLGVGLLGTILSKVSGETFEQMVAEIICRPLVMSSTTQRLSPARLNNFATVYNITGNETPAWNFDVLAPCGALHSSVNDLLVYAKANMNPAPDKLGKAFELTHQITFSKDAKMGLAWHIIIVDGVEYYFHNGGTYGSSSFLAFNAQKNLAVVILSNSAENTDLIGVKMLQLLQK